DNA sequence from the Sediminibacillus dalangtanensis genome:
ACGGGACGGCAATCATGCAAGGGGTCGCAACGGTGTTCATCGCCCAGGTTTATGCTGTGGATCTTTCTTTTTCTCAATTGTTGATGGTCGTGTTGGTCGCTGTTCTGGCGAGTATTGGGACGGCTGGTGTACCAGGAGTCGGATTGATTATGCTTGCAATGGTATTGACCCAGGTATCGCTCCCTGTCGAAGGCATCGCTTTGATTATCGGTATCGATCGACTGCTTGATATGACAAGGACTGCCCTGAATGTGACGGGAGATGCGGCTTGTGCTGTTGTGGTGGCGGAGTCAGAAAAGAAACATCAGGATGGTGAGGAGAATCCTCAACAGCTGCATGCTTAAAAATTAATAGCAGATGTCTATACGGCAGAAAGATCCTGGGACAAAAGCATCGTGACCAAAATGAAAACCGAACGATACCCCCAATTCGTTCGGTTTTTTTGATGAGCAAAAAGCAAAACGTTCTATCCTATGAAAAGTGCTACTTCCCCCTCCGGCAAGGTACTTCGCTTTCCGCGGATCAGCTAACTTGGCAAAGAATACCGCTTTGCCAAGTGGATCTTCAGCTCGCGCTCACCCCGCTGGAGTCTGAGTACCTTGCCTCCGTTGGATGGAGATACCTTCTCTTCTGGTGTGATTTCCATTTTGCCTATTGCCGTTGCGAAAAGAAAGTGAAGCCGCATGGAAACCAGGAGTATTTCTTTATCTTTTTTATGCTATAAAGAATAAAGGAATCCCCAAGCCTTTCGTCTTCATCACTGTTTAGATACCTATCAGCCAATAGAAGAATACGGTTCTATTCATCTTGTCTTGATCACGTAGAAATCAGACCGCAAAAATGTAGCGAAGGCAAGATACGGAGACTCCTACGGGAACAGCACGAGCTGAAAATCCCGCAAGAAAGCGGTTGTTGCTTTCTGAGGAAGTGGAAGCCGTGCCCGTGGAACGCGTAGTATCTTGCCGTAGCGATTTGAAGCACACATCAAACAACAGGATAAAACGAGAATAACAAAAAAACCGAACGAATTTGATCGGCATTTAGAATTCGCTCGGTTTTTGCTTTAGTAGCCATGCTTTTGTCCCGGCCCCTTTCTGTCTTTTTGCTTTCTAAAAAATTCGTGAAATTTAAGTCTCTATAATAGAATTCCTTTAGGAAATCAGTTAATCTATTGAGGTGAAATGAACAACAAAAGAAAATACATAGATGACAGACCGGACGACACGGGCTGGAAAGAGAGAGGAAGAAGAATATGACTACAACCAGCTACAAGAGATCGACGATTGTAACCTTACTGCTGGCCGGGGCCTTTATTGCCATTCTTAATCAAACATTGATGATTACCGCCATACCTCCGATTATGGAAGAGATGGGAATATCGGCAAACACGGGACAATGGCTCACCACTGTTTTTATGCTTGTCAATGGAATCATGATTCCCGTCAGTGCATTTTTACTTGAACGTTTTACGACAAGACAATTATTCATCACAGCGATGAGTGTGTTTGCATTCGGAACGTTGGTTGCCGGGCTGGCTCCCAGCTTTCCCCTTTTACTGCTTGGGCGGGTGATTCAGTCAGCGGGGGCGGGTGTCATGTTGCCGTTGATGCAGACAGTATTTCTGATGATATTTCCTGTTAACAAGCGCGGAGCAGCAATGGGGCTTATCGGACTGGTTATTTCGTTTGCTCCTGCAATTGGTCCTGCATTGTCTGGATGGATCACTTCTCATTATTCCTGGCGGCTATTGTTTTTCATCATTTTGCCGATCGCGATTATTGATATTGTAGTGGCTATATTCGCCATGAAAAATGTGACCGAAGTAAGCAGACCGCGGGTCGATATCCTTTCGATTATTTTATCTTCGCTGGGATTTGGCAGTTTGCTTTACGGATTTACCAGTGCGGGAAACAACGGCTGGTTCGCACCGTTGACCCTTATCTCGCTCGGAGTCGGAGTTTTGGCCCTGGTTCTGTTTATCAGCAGGCAACTGCGGCTTGAACATCCAATGCTGGAATTCCGGGTCTTTAAATATCCGATTTTTCCACTAGCTGTCATGGTAGGGATGATTGTATTTATGGGGTTAATCGGTGTGGAGACCATCATCCCGCTATATATGCAAAATATGCGTGAATTCAGTGCGTTTGAGGCAGGTCTTGCTTTACTTCCGGGTGCCTTGATTACCGGGTTCATGTCACCTGTAACTGGCAGGATTTTTGATAAAGTGGGGGCCCGCTGGCTGGCGATCATTGGACTAACTATCATTACTGGTTCTTCCTTTGTGTTTTCCAACCTGGGCACTTCCACCTCGTTTAGCTTTATAACCATCATGTACAGCATCAGGATGTTTGGGTTGTCAATGGTAATGATGCCAATCGCTACGGCAGGCTTGAACCAGCTGCCACAGCGTTTAATCCCACATGGAGCGGCGATGGACAATACAATGAGACAAATTGCAGCCTCTGTTGGCACCGCTATCCTGGTTACCGTCATGACAACCTCTGCTTCCAATGCAGCAGATAGGCCTGAAATTACTTATCCGGATATATACGGAGCAAATATGGCATTTATTGTTGTTTCCCTGTTATCCTTGCTGGGACTGCTTCTTTCCTTTTTTATTAAAAATACCAAGCCAGAAGCTGAGCCGAAACGACAAGGAGATAACGGCTGAATTAGCCCTTCTTGGCATACACCAAGAGGGCTTTCTAGTCCAATTGTCTTATCTTAATCATTGACACCGTTTATTGCTTATGTTTTAATGAAAGAAACCGCTAACAATTTCATAATAATGGATTGTTACTGTTCGGCAGGCAAAACCTAAGTTTGTGGTAAAGTATTCTGAAAGGGATATTTATGCCCGAATTTAGGTTTTTTTATTTTAGTAGCGTTTTTCTTTTTATCATTCATTTACTTATTGAGGGCGAGCGATTATGGAAATAAAAAAAGTCTTTAACAATAATGTCGTATTAACGGAAAATAAACATAGTCAGGAAATGGTTGTGATGGGAAGAGGTTTGGCGTTTAAAAAACGGCCTGGTGATCCCATTAACCCAGACAAAGTGGAAAAGACATTTGTACTGGAAAATCAGGGGGTATCAGACAAGCTCGCCGAATTGCTTAGTGAGATCCCGGAGGAGTACTTTGATTTGTCCTACCAAATCATCGATTATGCCAAAACACGGCTTCCTTATAAACTAGACGATTATATTTATGTTGCACTGACCGATCATCTGAGTTTTGCCATCAGCAGGTATAAGCAGGGAATCCATCTTCCCAATGCCTTGTTATGGGAAATCAGGAAATATTATAAACAGGAATTTCAGGTTGCGATGGCATCGCTTGATATAATAGAAAAATCAATTGGTGTGAGATTGGAAGAGGATGAGGCAGGATCCATTGCACTTCATTTGGTCAATAGTCAGTTATCAGGGGAGAGCATGGAAGCCACCGTGAAAATGACCAAGATGGTAAACAACATCTTGAATATCGTCAAGTATTATTTTCAAATTGAATTAGATGAAAGCTCCATTAATTATGAACGCTTTCTGATCCATTTGCGTTTTTTTGCGCTGCGGTCGGTCCGAGAGGAAAAGGCTCCTGTCGAGCATTCGGATGACTTTTTATACGAACAAGTGAAAAAGAAATACCATAAAGCATTTTTATGCAGTGAAAAGGTCGCTGCCTTTGTTGAAACAAACTATGACTGGCATGTGACAAAGGATGAAATCATCTATTTAACGCTCCACATCCATCGTGTCACCAATCGGCATGATATGAATGCCGATCCTTCTGATTAGTTCGAAAAACCTAAGATTAATACAAGCGGTTCCCTTCTGGAGGGGCCGCTTGTATATTTTTTGCCGGAATCTCTTGTCCTCGATAGAATATTTGTCCTTTGCTTTGAACGCTCCGTACTCTTTTTGTTATCCTTTTTGACACTTGGCAAAAAGGCTCGAACAAAAAAGCTAACTACACTTTAAACAGCATAACATCAGCGCTCTTCTTACAATGGATGGCTAAAGACATAGATTTTACACCAGCCGCCAACCTTCTATCATGAATCGGAACTTGAGGAATGCCTAAGTGAAATGCTTGTATTTCTTTCTATCTTTTTTTAAGCTGAAATCAG
Encoded proteins:
- a CDS encoding DHA2 family efflux MFS transporter permease subunit — encoded protein: MTTTSYKRSTIVTLLLAGAFIAILNQTLMITAIPPIMEEMGISANTGQWLTTVFMLVNGIMIPVSAFLLERFTTRQLFITAMSVFAFGTLVAGLAPSFPLLLLGRVIQSAGAGVMLPLMQTVFLMIFPVNKRGAAMGLIGLVISFAPAIGPALSGWITSHYSWRLLFFIILPIAIIDIVVAIFAMKNVTEVSRPRVDILSIILSSLGFGSLLYGFTSAGNNGWFAPLTLISLGVGVLALVLFISRQLRLEHPMLEFRVFKYPIFPLAVMVGMIVFMGLIGVETIIPLYMQNMREFSAFEAGLALLPGALITGFMSPVTGRIFDKVGARWLAIIGLTIITGSSFVFSNLGTSTSFSFITIMYSIRMFGLSMVMMPIATAGLNQLPQRLIPHGAAMDNTMRQIAASVGTAILVTVMTTSASNAADRPEITYPDIYGANMAFIVVSLLSLLGLLLSFFIKNTKPEAEPKRQGDNG
- the licT gene encoding BglG family transcription antiterminator LicT, with the protein product MEIKKVFNNNVVLTENKHSQEMVVMGRGLAFKKRPGDPINPDKVEKTFVLENQGVSDKLAELLSEIPEEYFDLSYQIIDYAKTRLPYKLDDYIYVALTDHLSFAISRYKQGIHLPNALLWEIRKYYKQEFQVAMASLDIIEKSIGVRLEEDEAGSIALHLVNSQLSGESMEATVKMTKMVNNILNIVKYYFQIELDESSINYERFLIHLRFFALRSVREEKAPVEHSDDFLYEQVKKKYHKAFLCSEKVAAFVETNYDWHVTKDEIIYLTLHIHRVTNRHDMNADPSD